The stretch of DNA TTTGGAAGGTCAAATTCAAAAACAGGGCACACCAACCATGGGTGGACTTATTATTCTAGCCTCCATCTTAATCCCAACTTTGTTGTTTGCTCGATTAGATAACATCTACATTATATTGATGTTGGTATCTACGGTAATGCTTGGGGCTATTGGTTTTATTGATGATTACATAAAAGTATTCAAAAAGAACAAGCAAGGTTTAGCTGGAAAGTTCAAAGTAATGGGACAAATAGCTGTTGGAATTGTGGTAGGAACAGTGCTTTATTTTAACAATGATGTGGTAGTTAAACAAAAAGTTTTTCATGCTGATGCTCCTGCTCACGTGAGTTATGAAATCCAAAATGATGTTGAGCAGCAAGTAGTAGAAAACTATAAGTGGGAAGAGGTTAAATCAACGGTTACAACAATTCCTTTTGTGAAAAACAATGAGTTTAATTACGAAAGACTGACTAGTTGGGCAGGAAATAATGCTGATTTATTAGGTGGAATAGTATTTATTATAATTGTGATTGTCATTATTACGGCAGTTTCAAACGGTGCTAACATGACCGATGGTTTGGATGGTTTAGCAACAGGAACTTCGGCAATAATTGGGGTAACCTTAGCAGTTTTCGCTTATGTTTCTGGTAATACAGTTTTTGCTGATTATTTAAACATCATGTACATCCCAGAATCGGGTGAGCTGGTAATTTATATTGCTGCTTTTGTTGGAGCATGTGTTGGTTTCTTGTGGTACAACTCTTATCCAGCTCAAGTATTTATGGGAGACACAGGTAGCTTAGCTTTAGGAGGAATTATCGCTGTATTCTCTTTAGCTGTTCGAAAAGAATTGATGATTCCATTGTTGTGCGGAATCTTCTTGGTAGAGAATTTATCAGTAATGATACAAGTAGGCTATTTCAAATACACTAAAAAGAGATTTGGAGAAGGAAAGAGAGTGTTTTTAATGGCGCCATTACATCATCATTTTCAGAAAAAAAATATGCACGAGGCAAAGATTGTTTCGAGGTTTTGGATTGTTGGAATTATGCTAGCATTACTAACATTCGTAACGCTAAAAATTAGATAGATGCCTCCCCAACCCCTCCGAAGGAGGGGCTTGTGTGGAGAATTGAAAAAAAGAAAAGTGGCAAAGAATGAAGTTGATATGAGCGATGGAAACACCTCCCCTTCGGGGAGGTCGGGAGGGGCTTTAGTTGCTATTCTAGGAGCTGGAGAAAGTGGTGTTGGTGCGGCAATTTTAGCGCTGAAAAAAGGCTTTGAAGTCTTTGTTTCAGACAAAGGAATAATAAAGGAAAAGTATAAAAACGTTCTTACAAATATTGGTGTTGAGTGGGAAGAAGGTAAGC from Flavobacteriales bacterium encodes:
- a CDS encoding phospho-N-acetylmuramoyl-pentapeptide-transferase; translated protein: MLYYLFQYLNELDVPGAGVFSYISFRAAFAVITSLIISMVIGKKIIQRLQLLQVGEIVRDLGLEGQIQKQGTPTMGGLIILASILIPTLLFARLDNIYIILMLVSTVMLGAIGFIDDYIKVFKKNKQGLAGKFKVMGQIAVGIVVGTVLYFNNDVVVKQKVFHADAPAHVSYEIQNDVEQQVVENYKWEEVKSTVTTIPFVKNNEFNYERLTSWAGNNADLLGGIVFIIIVIVIITAVSNGANMTDGLDGLATGTSAIIGVTLAVFAYVSGNTVFADYLNIMYIPESGELVIYIAAFVGACVGFLWYNSYPAQVFMGDTGSLALGGIIAVFSLAVRKELMIPLLCGIFLVENLSVMIQVGYFKYTKKRFGEGKRVFLMAPLHHHFQKKNMHEAKIVSRFWIVGIMLALLTFVTLKIR